In the Arthrobacter zhaoxinii genome, one interval contains:
- a CDS encoding peptidyl-tRNA hydrolase, whose protein sequence is MQPFDKVQPIVLLVDKTDPAAHRDAVAAAAVASVRAYTATEDSEAWENWLYGRFTKTVRRANPSTFERLAGEAPSGPVTVGRAQAIAFEPVTYEQMPKNLSKLQVSGTQLPDEEPAAWPENAPEIVLNADLDMSTGKASAQAAHALLSWYLQLEPAARHAWQDAGEPAGVRFTAGGQFAELAASPGAGPLIVDAGMTEIAPDTATAFVAGFSPAAASSA, encoded by the coding sequence ATGCAGCCGTTCGACAAAGTCCAGCCCATCGTCCTGCTCGTGGATAAAACCGATCCAGCCGCGCACCGGGACGCCGTGGCCGCCGCCGCCGTCGCCAGCGTCCGTGCCTACACGGCCACTGAGGACAGCGAGGCGTGGGAAAACTGGCTGTACGGCCGGTTCACGAAAACCGTCCGCCGGGCAAATCCCAGCACCTTCGAGCGGCTGGCCGGCGAAGCGCCGTCGGGACCGGTCACGGTAGGCCGTGCACAGGCCATCGCCTTCGAACCGGTCACCTACGAGCAGATGCCCAAGAACCTCTCCAAGCTGCAGGTCTCGGGCACCCAGCTGCCGGACGAGGAGCCTGCCGCCTGGCCGGAGAACGCCCCGGAGATTGTCCTGAACGCAGACCTGGACATGTCCACCGGCAAAGCCTCCGCGCAGGCCGCCCATGCGCTGCTGTCCTGGTACCTGCAGCTGGAGCCGGCCGCCCGGCACGCCTGGCAGGACGCCGGAGAACCTGCGGGCGTGCGCTTCACCGCGGGCGGGCAGTTCGCTGAGCTCGCAGCGAGCCCCGGCGCCGGGCCGTTGATTGTCGACGCCGGGATGACCGAGATTGCACCGGACACCGCGACGGCGTTCGTTGCCGGCTTCAGCCCGGCCGCCGCTTCCTCCGCCTGA